Below is a genomic region from Gloeocapsa sp. DLM2.Bin57.
CTTTCCCTTTAACTTGAATAATTAATCCTAGTAAACATTCTGGTTGAGGAAATAACCTCAGTTTACCAGATAAAACAATGCCAAAATTACCCTGGACAAACAAAGGTGTTAAAGATGGACCAATGGCAAAAGGATGACCAGTATAAATAATTTCACCATTGGCTAAAACTACCTCTAGATCAAAAATAGCGTATCTTTTCGCTCCATAGGGAGAATAACCAATTCCTCCATCGAGAGCATTACCTAGTACACTAGCTAATGGCCCTGCTCCTGTAGAATCCATTAAATATGGTTTATCTTGGAGAAACAAGTACAATTGTTCTTGAGTTACTCCTGTTTCAATTCTGACTTCTCCTAATTCTGCGTCATAATCGCCAATTTGCTTAAAATAAGCTAAATCTACTACTACCTGTTCTTGATTGCAGGGAAAGTTAAAACCATAACCCAAATTGCGACCACGTGAGATAGGATAGAGACTAAAATTATGACTGTGAGCTAACCTAACTAATAGTTGTACTTGTTCTCTACTTGTTGGAGATGCTTGTAAGAAGCTTTGAAAAGGTAGTCCTATTTCTGAGATAGCTTCGACAATTTTTGTTTCTATGCCTTCATGTTGAATTATTTCTTGAATAAAATTTATTTGAGTTTTTTTTTCTGTTTCCATGTCCAAAAATAGTAAAATGTTATCCTTAAAATTAACCTGTTTTTAATCTTATGTGGCTAAAATATCTAATCATTCTGCTTAGTATAGTTTATCTTATCTATATTTTGTTGTGTCTAGCTCTGTTTCGTTGGCAAAATCGCTTGATTTTCCTTCCTACAGCTATGATTGAAGCAACACCAGCTGAATTAGGTTTACCCTATGAGGATATCTGGTTATCTGCTACTAATCAACAGGGAGAAACCGAAAAGATTCACGCTTGGTGGTTACCTAATGAGTCTAGTAAGGATGTTTTATTATATCTCCATGGCAATGGTTCTAATATTAGTGGTAATCTAGACTTAGCTGTCAAATTTTATAATTTAGGGTTTTCGATCTTATTACTTGATTATCGCCGTTATGGTTTAAGTCAAGGTAATTTTCCTAGAGAAGCTACCGTTTATCAAGATGCACAAATAGCCTGGGATTATTTAGTTAAAGATAGAGGGTTACAACCGGGACAAATCTTTGTTTATGGACATTCTTTAGGAGGGGCGATCGCCATTGATTTAGGTGTACGTCAACCCCAAATGGCGGGATTAATCAGCGAAAGTTCTTTTACTTCTATACTAGAAGTGGCTAATTATCATGGTGGTTTATATAGTTTCTTTCCTACTCGAATTTTGATTAATCAGCGTTTTGATTCTCTTAGTAAAGTCCCCTTACTGAAAATGCCTCTCTTATTTATCCATGGTAGTAATGATAACCTGATACCTGTAGAGATGAGTAAAAAGTTATACGCTATCGCTAACCCACCCAAACAGTTATTAATTGTACCAGGAGCAGGTCATAATGATGTTAGTAGGGTAGGAGATACCAAATATTGGCAAGCAATTAAAGACTTTAAACAATTAGCCCGTAAATCAGCTTTAACCTCATGACTTACCCCAATGCTGAACAAATAAAGGCTAAAATTCTCTCAGTAGGGTTTCACCAAGTGGGGATAGCGACAGTAGATGATCTTAATACTGAAGCTATCTTTCACCTGGAGACTTGGTTAAATTTAGGGTATCATGGCGATCTAACTTGGATGAGTAATCCCAAACGTCAAGATATTCGCGCCTGTTTCCCTGAAGTACAATCAGTTATCTGTGTTGTCTTAAATTATTATACCCCCTTTGAACATCCCGAAGGAGCAGAATACGCTAAAATCTCTCGTTATGCTTGGGGGAGAGACTATCATAAAGTTCTTAGTAAGAAATTAAAACAAATATCTTCTTGGTTATCAAGTCAAGGAGAAGATATTAAAACTCGCTATTATGTAGATACAGGACCAATATTAGAGAAAGTCTGGTCACAACAAGCCGGTTTAGGATGGATAGCTAAAAATGGCAATTTAATTACTAGAAATTATGGCAGTTGGGTATTTTTAGGAGAAATTTTAGTTAATATTCCCTTAGAAGCAGATCAACCCCATACTCAACATTGTGGAAGTTGTACCCGTTGTCTAGAAGCTTGTCCTACTCAAGCGATTACTCAACCTTTTGTGGTGGATGCTAATCTCTGTTTAGCTTATCATACCATCGAAAATCGTGCACCAGAATTACCTACAACCATCGCCGAAAATTTACAAGGTTGGGTAGCGGGTTGTGATATTTGTCAAGATGTTTGTCCTTGGAATCAAAGATTTGCTAAAGTAACGGATTGTGAAGATTTTTTTCCCTATCCTGAAAATATAGCGCCAAAACTAACCGAATTAGCCGAGATTACTGAGACAGAATGGGACGATCGCTTTAGAAGTTCTTCGTTACGCAGAATTAAACCAGATATGCTTAGACGTAACGCTAAAGCTAATCTCAAACAATAAAAGACCCGGATTCCACGCGTATCATAAGCATCCCGTATTGCTGCTACCTTCCGGTCCTGACAAGGTTTAGGCGTTACAATCCCATGGGTCCAGGTCACTTATCATTATAACAGCAAATTTATCTAATTGCACTATTAAGATAGAAAAAGAGAGATGGAAATAATGCCAAATCATGAATCAAATAAAGGACAACAGCTATCACGAAATTACGGATAGAGAAATATGTCAATTATTTAAGACTAATCTAGATACGGGTTTAAGTCCAGAAGAAGTAGCCAAACGCTATGAACAATACGGAAGGAATGAATTAGAAGTCAAACCAGGAAAACCTGCTTGGTTAAGATTCTTATTACAATTCAATCAACCATTATTATATATTCTGCTGATTGCAGGAACGATTAAAGCCTTTTTAGGATCATGGACTAATGCTGGGGTAATTTGGGGTGTAACGGTTATCAACGCGGTAATTGGATTTGTGCAAGAATCAAAAGCAGAAAGTGCGATCGCCTCTTTAGCTAAAGCAGTTACCACCGAAGCGATTACCATACGAGATGGTCAAAAAATCCGCATTCCTTCAGGAGATTTAGTACCAGGGGATATAGTCATCTTAACCTCGGGAGATAAAATACCCGCAGACGTGAGATTAACCAATATTCGCAATCTACAGGTTGACGAATCTGCTTTAACGGGAGAATCATTACCAGTCAATAAAACCACAGAATTACTCGATGGAGATATACCCTTAGCAGAACGTACTAATATGGGTTATGGAGGGACTTTTGTCACTTTTGGACAAGCTAAAGGTATCGTAGTTGCTACCGCAAGTAATACAGAAGTAGGTAAAATTTCTCAGTCAATGTCAAAACGAGTTAATTTAACTACTCCCCTAACTCGTAAATTTGCTAAATTCAGCAAAACTCTACTCTATATAATTTTAGCCTTAGCTACTTTAACCTTATCTATAGGGATAGGACGTGGTCAAGACTATGTAGAGATGTTTGAAGCTGCTGTAGCTTTAGCAGTGAGTGCGATTCCCGAAGGATTACCCGCGGTAGTTACTATTACTTTGGCGATTGGGGTTAATCGTATGGCTACTCGTAACGCTATTGTACGAAAATTACCTGCAGTAGAAACCCTTGGCAGTGCAACGGTTATCTGTTCGGATAAAACAGGTACTCTCACCGAAAATCAAATGACTGTACAAGCTATTTATACAGGAGGTCAAAGATACAATGTGACAGGAAGTGGTTACAGTCCCGAGGGTGAGATTATCTCTCCAGAATCTGATCAGATTGTATCTGATTTAAATTTTAGCTTGAAAGAATGTTTAATCGCAGGTTTATTATGCAATGACTCTCACTTAGAGAAAAAAAGTAACTATTGGCAGGTAGTAGGAGACCCTACAGAAGGTGCTTTAATTACCGTAGCTGATAAAGCGGGTTTAACTCAGTCTTTTGTTAATAATTCTTTACCTCGTTTAGACTCTATTCCCTTTGAATCTGAGTTTCAATATATGGCTACTTTACACGATGCTAGTCAACCTCATGAGGATACCCCCCGTTTAATCTACGTCAAAGGCTCAGTAGAAAGGATTCTAGCACGTTGTCAGCAGACTTTTGACTCAGAAGGTCAAATTATGCCTATCAATCCTCAATCGATTAATCAAGAGGTAGAAGCAATGGCTTCTCAGGGTTTACGTGTCTTAGCTTTAGCCAGAAAAGTAGCTAATTCTCATCAACATTCCTTAGATCATGATGATTTAGAGGATAATTTGATTTTTCTAGGGTTACAGGGAATGATTGATCCACCACGCCCAGAAGCGATCGCCGCGGTTAGGGCTTGTCAACAAGCGGGTATTCAAGTAAAAATGATTACAGGTGACCATGTGACTACGGCTAAAGCGATCGCTGAACGTTTGGGAATACAGAAAAATGGCGAGTTATTAGCTTTTGAAGGAGTACAAATCGCTAAAATGGATCATCAGCAACAAAATGAGGCGGTAGTTGATGGTGTAGTTTTTGCTAGAGTCGCCCCCGAACAGAAATTACAATTAGTAGAAATCCTCCAATTAAAAGGGGAAGTCGTGGCGATGACGGGAGATGGGGTCAACGATGCACCGGCTTTAAAACAAGCTGATATCGGTATTGCTATGGGAAAAGCGGGTACAGACGTAGCTAGAGAATCGGCTGATATGTTGTTGACTGATGATAATTTTGCTTCTATTAAAGCTGCTGTAGAAGAAGGACGAACGGTTTATCAAAACCTGCAAAAAGCTATTTCTTTTCTCTTACCTGTTAACGGTGGAGAATCCATGACTATTTTGATTAGTGCTTTATTAGCTAGAGATTTACCCATTTTATCTTTACAGGTATTGTGGTTAAATATGATTAATTCGGTGACTATGACCGTTCCTTTGGCTTTTGAACCCTCTTCACTAGGTTTAATGAAGCACCCCCCCCGCAATCCTAATGAACCTTTATTATCGGGTAATCTGGTTAAAAGGGTTTTAGCGATTTCTGTGTTTAATTGGATCTTGATTTTTGGGATTTTTGAATGGATTAGAATTAGTACTGGTAATTTGGATTTAGCTAGAACTATGGCTATTCAAGCTTTAGTAGCAGCGAGAATCGTCTATCTACTCAGTATTAGTCAACTTGGTGTGGATTTAGTTCATAAGTTGCGCGGTATAGCTACTCCTAAAGGTAATGCTTCCGCGATGATTTTGGGTATTGTCGGGGCGATCGCCTTACAGATTTTGTTTAGTCAAGTTCCCTTACTCAATACCTTGTTTAAAACCGTTCCCTTGAATTTAAACCAATGGTTGATTTGCTTGATTCCGATGTTACCGATGATACCTTTGGCGATCGTGGTTAATAAGTTCTTCCCCGCTTACACAAATTAACAAAGATATAATATTAATATATCTCCCCTCTCACAATTAGCCATGAGTCTATGTCTTGTACCAGAATGTCTCGCTAAAAACCCCCCTGAGGCTAAATTTTGTCAAAAATGTGGTTCAAAGCTTTTACTACAAGATCGTTATCGTGGGGTTAAAATTATAGGACAGGGTGGGTTTGGTAAAACTTTTTTAGCTACTGATCAAGCTAAACCCTCTAAACCTTATTGTATAATTAAGCAATCTCTTCCCGATAGTCAAGAGCCAGAATATATCGCCAAAGCCTCTGAATTGTTTAAAAGAGAGGCTCATCGTCTGGACGAATTAGGAGATCATCCCCAAATCCCCGAGTTATTATCCTATTGTAACCATGAAGGGAGACAATATCTAGTCCAAGAATATATCGAAGGTCAAAATTTAGCTCAGGAGTTAGAGAGTAAAGGGGTTTTTAATGAGCAGGAAATACGCGCTTTTTTAGCGGATATTTTGTCAATTTTGCAATTTATTCACTCTCAACAAGTCATCCACAGAGATATTAAACCAGAAAACATCATCAGACGTGCAATAGATAACAAGTTGGTTTTGGTGGATTTTGGTGCTTCTAAGGAGTTTAAACCCAATGTCAGATATAATCATTCTTGCATTGTTGGTACAGCCGAATACGCAGCACCAGAACAAATGCGGGGTGAATCCAGATTCAGTAGTGATTTATATAGTTTAGGGGTAACCTGTTTACATTTATTGACCAACGTTAACCCTTTTGATTTGTTTAGCACTACGGAAAATGATTGGGTTTGGCGAGATTATCTAGCTAAGAATAATCCTATTAGCCATGATTTAGCCAAGATTTTAGATAAGTTAGTACAACAGGCGACTAAAAAGCGTTATCAATCTGTAGAAGAGGTTTTAGCCGATTTAAACCCCGAAGTTAATCAGATTAAACCATTGTACATCAAACCTAAATCCAGTCCCTCACCTGCTGTCAGTCCACAATATGTCAAAGAAAATGTCCAACCAGTAGTCAAAACTAACCCTGTGACTCCTGTAAATGTCCAAACTACAGATCCATCATTGATTACCATCAGAACCGTAATGGGGGTATTTGCCTGTATCGCTCTGGTTGCTAACCCCTTGGGTCTTTTTGTTGGTTGGTTATGTGGTTCTATAGCTGTACAAAAGAACAGAGATTTTTGGTTATGGTTTTTCTTGGGGGGTATTTTTAATTTTTTTGCCGTAATTCTCGTAGCGATTTTACCTTCTCAATCTAAATCTGGTTAAATGTGTCACAATCAAATAAGAGTTACGACTTAATTTATTGATGATGGATTCACCGATTCAAGCTGTACAAGCTCCCTATACAGGGGATGCTTCTTATCGAACCCCTCCACCAGATTTACCTTCTTTACTATTAAAGGAAAGGATCGTTTATCTGGGGTTACCTCTGATTTCTCCTGATGAGTATAAGGATCAGATTGGGATAGATGTTACTGAGTTGATTATCGCTCAATTACTTTATCTTCAGTTTGAAGATCCCGACAAACCAATCTATATGTATATCAATTCCACTGGTACTTCTTGGTATGGAGGAGAAGCTATTGGTTTTGAAACAGAGGCTTTTGCTATTTATGACACCCTTAAATACATTAAGCCCCCTGTACATACTATCTGTATTGGACAAGCTATGGGTACTGCGGCAATGATTTTAGCTTCTGGTTCAAAAGGTTGTCGAGCCAGCTTACCCCATGCGACTATAATCTTACATCAAGCCCGTCAAGGTGCTCAAGGACAAGCAACAGATATTCAAATCCGTGCTAAAGAAGTTCTCGCTAATCGTCAGATGATGCTAGAAATGTTTGCTCAAAATACTGGTCAACCCTTAGAAAAAATTGAGCGAGATACTGACAGAATGTTATACATGAATCCTGAACAAGCTAAAGAATATGGCTTGATTGATAAGATTTTGACTAGTCGTAAAGACTTACCTACCCCTGTACCTTCACTTACTTAAGTTGTTAATATGCCTATTGGTGTTCCCAAAGTTCCCTATCGTTTACCCGGTCAACCCTATAGTGACTGGATTGATTTATATAACCGTTTATATCGAGAAAGAATTATCTTTCTAGGTAGAGGTGTTAATGACGGTTTAGCTAACCAGATTATCTCGGTGATGTTGTATCTAGATTCTGAAGATCCCGGTAAACCAATTTATCTTTATATCAACTCTCCTGGAGGTTCGGTAACCGCAGGTCTAGCTATCTATGATACGATGCAGTACATCAAGTCAGAAGTAGTGACTATTTGTGTAGGTTTAGCTGCTTCTATGGGGGCTTTCTTATTAGCTGCAGGTGCACCAGGAAAACGTTTAGCTTTACCCCATTCTCGGATTATGATTCACCAACCCCTAGGTGGAATACAAGGAAGAAGACAAGCAACAGATATTGAAATCGAAGCTAATGAGATTTTACGTATTCGTGATGAACTTAATCAAATGATGAGTCATCATACTGGTCAACCCTTAGAAAAAATCGAAAGGGATACAGATCGTGATTTCTTCATGTCAGCCGAAGAGGCTAAAGCTTATGGTCTCATCGACAAGGTGATTGAGGAAAGCCCTAATTAGTAGTAACGGAGAGAGGGAGATTCGAACTCCCGGAAGCTTGCGCTTCATCCGATTTCAAGTCGGACGCAATCGACCACTCTGCCATCTCTCCAGACAGGAATAAATCATAACAAAAAAGGGGTAGTTTTGGCTACCCCCTTTTAGTTGATATTTGTTGAGTAATTAGACTATGACAATATCGTTGTTAGTTAAGTCAACACGTCCACTCATCTCTAGTAAGCGAACCTGTGGTAATGGACCACTACCATCGGGATCGTAGAAGAGAACGTTGCGATTACCTTCTTGCTGATAGATAAAGCGTTGTTCTCTGGTAGTTGCACTAGAGCCTATAGTAAACTGATTAGCAGACAGAGTACGTCCTGCTTCTAAACCACCGCCAAAACCTCGGGCAGACACTTCGATTGTATCATCATTAGGTACATAACCAACGATTAAGTCAGGTCCTTGGTCGGGAGATTCGTACACAAAAACATCCTCACCAGGACCACCAACCAAGGTGTCTTGACCAGCTCCACCAATCAGGCGATCGTTTCCTGGACCTCCTACTAAACTGTCATTACCGAGACCACCAATCAAGGTGTCATCCCCATCACCACCTTCGAGGGTATTAGCGTTATCATTACCAATGATCACGTTATCTAGATCATTACCTGTACCATCGATTGCACCGTTGCCAGTTAAGGTAAGGTTTTCTACGTTAGCGGGTAGAGTATAACTAGCTGAAGCCAGAACAATATCAGTTCCTTCCCCTGGTTCTTCGATAATAACATCATTGGAATTATCCACAATATAGGTATCATCACCAGGACCACCTATCATGGTATCTGCACCTGCTCCACCATCAAGGGTGTCGTTACCTGCACCTCCTGTAAGAACGTTATTGGCTTGGTTACCAGTAATTTGGTTGTCTAGTCGGTTACCTGTACCGCTAATATTATTGTTGCCAGTGAGTATGAGGTTTCTGAGATTATCCCCTAGGGTATAGTCGATAGAAGATTCAACTGTACTAACATTATTGCTACTACTTTCGATGACTTCGTCACCTTCGTTATCCACAACATAGGTATTATCACCACCAGGACCACCTATCATGGTATCTGCACCTGGTCCACCATCGAGACGATTATTACCGCTATTACCAGTGAGAACGTTATCGAGATTGTTACCAGTAGCGTCGATGTTGGCTCGACCAGTCAGGGTAATATTATTGACGTTATCTGGAAGTCGATAGCTAACGGAAGCCAATACCTCATCAACGTCTTCGCTGTCGGGACCTTTAGGCTCTTCTATGATTTGATCGTTTTCGTTATCAACGATGTAGGTATCACTACCAGGACCACCAATCATTAAATCAGCTCCAGGTCCACCGTCTAGGGTATCGTTACCTTCGCCACCCTCTAGGGTATCGTCTCCTTCTAAACCTCTTAAAAGGTTGTTACCATCTATAGTAACTATTCTGTTATCAGCTGAGTTACCTGTTACTTCAATATCACCCACTGAAGCAGTAAAAATGATATTTTCTACGTTGCGTGGTAAATCATAGGGTACAGAAGAAAAGATCGTATCAATACCACCATCTCGTTCTTCAACTACCACGTCTCCCTCATGGTCAATGAGATAGGTATCATTTCCAGGACCACCTACTAAGCTATCGATTCCTGGTGTTTCTCCTTCAGGTACAGTACCATCTAGGGTATCATCTCCTTCTCCCCCAATCAGAGTATCGTTACCCGGTCCACCAATCAACAGGTTATTATTAGCATTCCCTGTAATGACGTTATCTAGGGCGTTACCTGTACCATTAACAGCTTCTTCCCCTTCTAAAGTTAAGTTTTCTAAGTTATCGCTGAGTACATAGTCAACAAAGGAAATAACCGTATCTGTTCCACCATTAGGAGCTTCCACGATCGTGTCTTCTGTACTACGAATAATATAGGTGTCATCTCCAGGACCACCTTCAAGACGGTTAGTACCTGCAACACCGTCAAGAGTATCATTCCCTGCACCCCCAATCAGGTTGTTGTCATTTTCATTACCGATAATTTCGTTGTCTAAATCATTACCTGTACCTCGGCTAGCATTACCTGTCAGGGTGAGATTTTCTACGTTAGCGGGTAAAACATAGTCAACAGAAGATATCACTGTGTCTGTTCCTTCGTCGGGAAGTTCTACCACTCGGTCTTGTGGGTTATCGACAATATAGGTATCGTCTCCAGGACCACCTTCCATGACATCTGCACCAGGTCCACCGTCTAGGGTATCATTACCCTCTCCACCAATAAGGGTATCGTTACCTTCTCCCCCTTCTAGAAGGTTATCCCCATCGTTTCCTGTCATGACGTTGTTGAGACTGTTACCCACACTGTTGAGATTTCTGTCTCCTGTCAAGATGATGTTATTGACGTTCTCAACTATGTCATAACTAACTGAACTGATGATGGTATCGATTTCCCCAGGGGCTGCACTTTCTTTGATGACTACATCGTCGGTTCTGTTAACCACAAAAGTATTGCTACCTGATGCAGCGATCATCACATCTGCACCTAAACCACCGTCAAGGGTATCATCTCCTGCTCCACCGATGAGGGTATCATCACCACCACCACCTTCGAGTAAGTCGTTACCTTCTCCTCCTGTGATTTCGTTATCATTATCATTACCAACTAAAGTGGTTGGTCCTTCACCTTCATAGATAATATTTTCTACGTTACGAGGAAGTGTATAAGGAACAGTGGTGATTACTGTATCAGTTCCTTCATCTCTGTTTTCGATGATTACATCTTCAGAATTATTGATGATATAGGTATCATCCCCAGGTCCACCTCTGAGGGTATTTGTACCTTCTCCACCATCGAGGGTATCGTTTCCTTCTCCACCCTGTAAGCTATCGTCTCCTCCTAAACCCTGGAGGAAGTTATCTCGACTATTACCAATAATTACGTTATTAGCTGCGTTACCTGTACCGTTAATCGCTTGTCCTAGTAATGTCAGGTTTTCGAGATTATCTCCGAGAGTATAGTCTATAAATGATTCTACCGTATCGATTTCATTGGGGTCAGTACTACGTTCGATTACTTCGTCTAGTTCACTACGGACAATGTAAGTATTATTACCTCTTCCTCCAACTAAACGGTTACCCCGAGTAACGCCATCTCCACCGTTAGAAGTATCGTCATCATCTCCTTGGTCAGGAGTCTCACCTCCTTCTCCTTGGTCAGGAGTCTCACCTCCTTCGTTTACCTCTTCTTCATTAGAGATACTTAAACTATCATCATCATCTGGTTCATTGATGATGGTATCAGGAACAGGACCACCACCATCTAAGGTATCGTCACCATCTCCACCGATGAGAGTGTCACTTCCTTCTCCTCCAATAAGTAGGTTATTCCCTGCTCCCCCTACGATAAAGTTATCTAAATCGTTGCCTATTCCTACTACATCATCGTCACTAATGATGCTTAATCTTTGGACATTCTCAGGTAGGGTATAATCTACGGTGGTACGAACTTGATCTGTTCCTGTGGGTGATAGTTTGACAACTATATCTTCGGGATCATCTACAAAGTAAACGTTATTTCCCGATCCTCCTATCATACTATCTACACCAGGTCCACCGTTGAGAGTGTTATTACCCTCCCCACCGATGAGAGTATCATTTCCGTCTCGACCTACTAACAGGTTGTTACCGTCGTTACCTACGATTAAGTTATCTAGTTCATTACCTACACCTCTGAGATTGTCATCTCCTTCTAGGGTTAGGTTATGTAGATTGTCTCCTAGTATGTAACTAAATGGTGCTATAACAGTGTTGCGATCGTTTCTATTACCCCTGACTTGAACAATTCTATCTCGACGACTCGAAAGCACATAAGTATCATTTCCTGCTCCACCAATTAACAGGTTTGTACCTTCTACCCCATTGAGGGTATCGTCTCCTACTCCACCTCTGAGGGTATCGTTACCTCCATTTCCTATGAGTAGGTTGTTCCCTCTATTACCATTGATGATATTGTCTAGATCGTTACCTGTCCCATCAATATTTTGATCTCCCTCTAGGCTCAAGTTCTCGACGTTTTCAGGTAAAGTATAGGAAACAAAGGCGATAACATTATCTATCCCTGCGTTCTCTTGCTCTATGATACTATCTTCAGTATTTCTGACTATATAGGTGTCATCTCCTGGTCCACCAATCATGGTATCAGCATCAGGCCCACCGTCTAGGGTATCATCTCCCCCTCCACCGATGAGAGTGTCGTTTCCTCCTTCACCTGAGAGGAAGTTATCACCTCTGTTACCAAGAATTCTGTTGTCTAAGTCGTTACCCGTAGCCGAGAGATTGTCGCGACCTTGTAACTCAATGTTTTCGACGTTGTCAGGTAAAGTGTAATCAACAAAAGCTAGGACTGTATCTAGCCCTTGATTAGGTTGCTCTATGATGATATCGTTAGAGCTTCTCACTAGATAAGTATCGTCTCCTGGTCCACCAATCATGGTATCATTGCCAGGACCACCGTCTAGGGTATCGTCTCCTTCTCCACCCTCTAAACTATCGTCACCTGTTCCACCTTCGAGGATATCATCTCCACCTAGACCAAGAAGAGTATCGTTACCACCTAAACCTCTAATGGAGTCATTACCTTCACCTCCTGTGAGGAGGTCGTCTCCATTTGTACCTTCAATAACAACAAATGACCCTTCTTGGAAAAGTTCCCAGTCTGTTTCTTTAGTATTACTCATAAATTTTTCCTATGACACCACACCGTTAAGATCTTAACTTTTGTCTCGATCAATTTACAACATTTTGGTTTTTTCTGCAATAGTGATTATTTCTGAATATTATAAAATATTTGCTCAGAAATTAATTGATATTTTTCCCCTAACCAAACTAAACTAATTTGGCTAATTTGATAATTTTCTAGATAAACTAGGGAAAAATTGCGCAATTTACCACTTTCTGTCTGTTTAATTCTCGGAACACAAGCAGAATTAAAATAAATTGTTCCATCTAGACTTTTATTGATAGCTTGACGTGATCTTGATTGAGTATGACGTAAACGATGGTGCATATGTCCAAAGGTTACTAATAACACTTCTTTACCCATACCTTTTATTTGCGCGATCGCCTCTGTTAAATCTGGATCGCCAAAGTCCCCACCTAGGGGATGCCAATCTTTACCACAGGAATCTTCTGGTTGATCTCCTAATCCGAATGGTCCATTATGGGCTAAGATAATTAGGCGATCGCCTTGGGTTTGTTTGGCTGCTGTGACTATCTTTTGGGTAGATTCGGTAAAGTTAGTCACTCCGTAACGTTCTTGATAAAATTCGCTATTTTTCCAAGTTGGTCCTCCCCAACT
It encodes:
- a CDS encoding calcium-binding protein; translation: MSNTKETDWELFQEGSFVVIEGTNGDDLLTGGEGNDSIRGLGGNDTLLGLGGDDILEGGTGDDSLEGGEGDDTLDGGPGNDTMIGGPGDDTYLVRSSNDIIIEQPNQGLDTVLAFVDYTLPDNVENIELQGRDNLSATGNDLDNRILGNRGDNFLSGEGGNDTLIGGGGDDTLDGGPDADTMIGGPGDDTYIVRNTEDSIIEQENAGIDNVIAFVSYTLPENVENLSLEGDQNIDGTGNDLDNIINGNRGNNLLIGNGGNDTLRGGVGDDTLNGVEGTNLLIGGAGNDTYVLSSRRDRIVQVRGNRNDRNTVIAPFSYILGDNLHNLTLEGDDNLRGVGNELDNLIVGNDGNNLLVGRDGNDTLIGGEGNNTLNGGPGVDSMIGGSGNNVYFVDDPEDIVVKLSPTGTDQVRTTVDYTLPENVQRLSIISDDDVVGIGNDLDNFIVGGAGNNLLIGGEGSDTLIGGDGDDTLDGGGPVPDTIINEPDDDDSLSISNEEEVNEGGETPDQGEGGETPDQGDDDDTSNGGDGVTRGNRLVGGRGNNTYIVRSELDEVIERSTDPNEIDTVESFIDYTLGDNLENLTLLGQAINGTGNAANNVIIGNSRDNFLQGLGGDDSLQGGEGNDTLDGGEGTNTLRGGPGDDTYIINNSEDVIIENRDEGTDTVITTVPYTLPRNVENIIYEGEGPTTLVGNDNDNEITGGEGNDLLEGGGGDDTLIGGAGDDTLDGGLGADVMIAASGSNTFVVNRTDDVVIKESAAPGEIDTIISSVSYDIVENVNNIILTGDRNLNSVGNSLNNVMTGNDGDNLLEGGEGNDTLIGGEGNDTLDGGPGADVMEGGPGDDTYIVDNPQDRVVELPDEGTDTVISSVDYVLPANVENLTLTGNASRGTGNDLDNEIIGNENDNNLIGGAGNDTLDGVAGTNRLEGGPGDDTYIIRSTEDTIVEAPNGGTDTVISFVDYVLSDNLENLTLEGEEAVNGTGNALDNVITGNANNNLLIGGPGNDTLIGGEGDDTLDGTVPEGETPGIDSLVGGPGNDTYLIDHEGDVVVEERDGGIDTIFSSVPYDLPRNVENIIFTASVGDIEVTGNSADNRIVTIDGNNLLRGLEGDDTLEGGEGNDTLDGGPGADLMIGGPGSDTYIVDNENDQIIEEPKGPDSEDVDEVLASVSYRLPDNVNNITLTGRANIDATGNNLDNVLTGNSGNNRLDGGPGADTMIGGPGGDNTYVVDNEGDEVIESSSNNVSTVESSIDYTLGDNLRNLILTGNNNISGTGNRLDNQITGNQANNVLTGGAGNDTLDGGAGADTMIGGPGDDTYIVDNSNDVIIEEPGEGTDIVLASASYTLPANVENLTLTGNGAIDGTGNDLDNVIIGNDNANTLEGGDGDDTLIGGLGNDSLVGGPGNDRLIGGAGQDTLVGGPGEDVFVYESPDQGPDLIVGYVPNDDTIEVSARGFGGGLEAGRTLSANQFTIGSSATTREQRFIYQQEGNRNVLFYDPDGSGPLPQVRLLEMSGRVDLTNNDIVIV
- a CDS encoding TIGR04168 family protein — encoded protein: MSQKVKKQLKIAIIGDVHDQWETEDEIALDYLGVDLVLFVGDFGNEVVPLVKKIAALPLPKAVILGNHDAWYTASDWGRKKSPYDHSKEDRVQQQLDLLGESHVGYGQKDFPEFNLSVVGSRPFSWGGPTWKNSEFYQERYGVTNFTESTQKIVTAAKQTQGDRLIILAHNGPFGLGDQPEDSCGKDWHPLGGDFGDPDLTEAIAQIKGMGKEVLLVTFGHMHHRLRHTQSRSRQAINKSLDGTIYFNSACVPRIKQTESGKLRNFSLVYLENYQISQISLVWLGEKYQLISEQIFYNIQK